The genomic DNA GCTGGCGCGAACTCGTTGGCGTTCGCCTGGTTCGCCGGGTCGGGTCGGGCGGACCATTCCTCGACACAGACATCGAGGCACAGCGTGAGAAAGGGCACGTCGTTCATGTCGCTTAACGTACTCCTTACGGCCGGCTCGCGGCGCGTTCCGCTGCTCGAGGGCTTCCGCCGTGCCCTCCGGGACCTCCGACTGGCCGGTTCGGTCCACGTGACCGACGTCAATCCGTTGTCGCCAACCGTGCTCGTGGCCGATCGGGCGCACCTGGTACCGCTCTCCAACGACCCGGGCTACCTGGACTGCGTCACGGAGATTTGCAACCGCGAACGGATCGGTCTGCTCATTCCGACGATCGACGACGAGTTGCCGCTGTTCAGTGATGCCCGCGACAGGTTCGCACGGATCGGCGTGTGCGTGGCCATCTCGGACGCGTTCGTCACGACGCTGTGCAACGACAAGTTCGCGACGTGTGCCTACTTGCGTGACCGGCGCGTGGCCGCCGCCGAGTCGTACCTGCCCGAGACGCTTCCCGATGACGTGGCGTTCCCTGTGTTCGTGAAGCCCCGCTTCGGCCGGGGGAGCATCGGGGCTTTTCGCGCGGACGACCGCCGCCAACTCGACTTCTTCCTGTCGTACGTGCCCGATCCGGTCATCCAGGAGTACCTCAACGGCCCTGAATTCACGATCGATCTCTTCTGCGACTTCAATGGGACGCCCATCTCCATCGTGCCCCGCGAACGCGCGGTCATCCGCGCCGGCGTCATCGACCGCGGACGGACGGTTCGCGATCAGGTGCTGATCGATCTGGCCCTCACCTGCTGCGCGGTCCTGAAGTTCGAGGGACCGTGTAACATCCAGTGCCGTGTCGTCGACGGCGTGCCAGTCATCTTCGAGATCAACCCACGATTTTCCGGCGGCATTCCACTGACGATTGCGGCCGGGGCCGACTTCCCGCGGATGCTGGTCGAACTCGCGATTGGTCGCGACGTGAAGCCGGTGATTGGCGAGTTCACACCGGATCTGTGGATAACCAATTACGAGTCGTCCTTCTTCGTGGATTCGACGCGGCTGACGGCATTGACCGAGCGCGCGACGGGGCGGCGCGTCACGGAGGTGGCATGAATCTCGGCGGCCTGCCGATCATCCTGCAGGCGAGG from Vicinamibacterales bacterium includes the following:
- a CDS encoding ATP-grasp domain-containing protein; its protein translation is MRKGTSFMSLNVLLTAGSRRVPLLEGFRRALRDLRLAGSVHVTDVNPLSPTVLVADRAHLVPLSNDPGYLDCVTEICNRERIGLLIPTIDDELPLFSDARDRFARIGVCVAISDAFVTTLCNDKFATCAYLRDRRVAAAESYLPETLPDDVAFPVFVKPRFGRGSIGAFRADDRRQLDFFLSYVPDPVIQEYLNGPEFTIDLFCDFNGTPISIVPRERAVIRAGVIDRGRTVRDQVLIDLALTCCAVLKFEGPCNIQCRVVDGVPVIFEINPRFSGGIPLTIAAGADFPRMLVELAIGRDVKPVIGEFTPDLWITNYESSFFVDSTRLTALTERATGRRVTEVA